A region from the Pungitius pungitius chromosome 16, fPunPun2.1, whole genome shotgun sequence genome encodes:
- the LOC119215348 gene encoding histone H2A-like: MSGRGKTGGKARAKAKTRSSRAGLQFPVGRVHRHLRKGNYAQRVGAGAPVYLAAVLEYLTAEILELAGNAARDNKKTRIIPRHLQLAVRNDEELNKLLGGVTIAQGGVLPNIQAVLLPKKTEKPAKK; encoded by the coding sequence ATGTCCGGAAGAGGAAAGACCGGCGGAAAGGCCCGAGCCAAGGCCAAGACCCGCTCGTCCCGCGCCGGCCTCCAGTTCCCCGTGGGCCGCGTCCACAGGCATCTGAGGAAGGGAAACTACGCCCAGCGCGTCGGCGCCGGGGCCCCGGTGTACCTGGCGGCGGTGCTCGAGTACCTGACCGCTGAGATCCTCGAGCTGGCCGGAAACGCAGCTCGCGACAACAAGAAGACCCGCATCATCCCGCGTCACCTGCAGCTGGCGGTGCGCAACGACGAGGAGCTCAACAAGCTGCTGGGCGGCGTGACCATCGCGCAGGGCGGCGTGCTGCCCAACATCCAGGCGGTGCTGCTGCCCAAGAAGACCGAGAAGCCCGCCAAGaagtag
- the LOC119215347 gene encoding histone H2A-like encodes MSGRGKTGGKARAKAKTRSSRAGLQFPVGRVHRHLRKGNYAQRVGAGAPVYLAAVLEYLTAEILELAGNAARDNKKTRIIPRHLQLAVRNDEELNKLLGGVTIAQGGVLPNIQAVLLPKKTEKPAKK; translated from the coding sequence ATGTCCGGAAGAGGAAAGACCGGCGGAAAGGCCCGAGCCAAGGCCAAGACCCGCTCGTCCCGCGCCGGCCTCCAGTTCCCCGTGGGCCGCGTCCACAGGCATCTGAGGAAGGGAAACTACGCCCAGCGCGTCGGCGCCGGGGCCCCGGTGTACCTGGCGGCGGTGCTCGAGTACCTGACCGCTGAGATCCTCGAGCTGGCCGGAAACGCAGCTCGCGACAACAAGAAGACCCGCATCATCCCGCGTCACCTGCAGCTGGCGGTGCGCAACGACGAGGAGCTCAACAAGCTGCTGGGCGGCGTGACCATCGCGCAGGGCGGCGTGCTGCCCAACATCCAGGCGGTGCTGCTGCCCAAGAAGACCGAGAAGCCCGCCAAGAAgtag
- the LOC119215345 gene encoding histone H3 gives MARTKQTARKSTGGKAPRKQLATKAARKSAPATGGVKKPHRYRPGTVALREIRRYQKSTELLIRKLPFQRLVREIAQDFKTDLRFQSSAVMALQESSEAYLVGLFEDTNLCAIHAKRVTIMPKDIQLARRIRGERA, from the coding sequence ATGGCCAGAACCAAGCAGACCGCCCGTAAGTCCACCGGAGGCAAAGCCCCCAGGAAGCAGCTGGCCACCAAGGCCGCCCGTAAGAGCGCGCCGGCCACCGGCGGAGTGAAGAAGCCCCATCGCTACCGTCCCGGTACCGTGGCGCTCAGGGAGATCCGCCGCTACCAGAAGTCCACCGAGCTGCTGATCCGCAAGCTGCCCTTCCAGCGCCTCGTCCGGGAGATCGCTCAGGACTTCAAGACGGACCTCCGCTTCCAGAGCTCCGCCGTCATGGCGCTGCAGGAGTCCAGCGAGGCTTACCTGGTGGGTCTGTTCGAGGACACCAACCTGTGCGCCATCCACGCCAAGAGGGTCACCATCATGCCCAAAGACATCCAGCTCGCCCGCCGCATCCGCGGGGAGAGAGCCTAG
- the LOC119215340 gene encoding histone H1-like — protein sequence MAEQPPAKPAKAPKKKAAARPAKAGPSLQTLIIGAVTDSSARRGVSLPGIKKELAGKGVDVVRSRGCIVTAVNKLVSDGTLTQASGSGASGSFKLAKAAPKADVPAKKAVKKAVVKKVVKAAKPAAKKTPVKKPVIKKASPKKAATPKKAATPKKAATPKKAATPKKAAPKKVAVKAVKKTTKKKPAAKK from the coding sequence ATGGCAGAACAACCACCCGCAAAGCCCGCCAAGGCCCCGAAGAAGAAGGCGGCAGCCCGCCCGGCCAAGGCGGGCCCGTCCCTCCAGACGCTGATCATCGGCGCCGTGACCGACTCCAGCGCGCGGAGAGGCGTCTCCCTGCCCGGCATCAAGAAGGAGCTGGCCGGCAAAGGGGTCGATGTGGTGCGGTCAAGGGGTTGCATCGTCACCGCGGTGAACAAGCTGGTCAGCGACGGGACTCTGACACAGGCCTCTGGTTCTGGTGCCTCCGGGTCGTTCAAGCTCGCCAAGGCGGCGCCCAAAGCCGATGTGCCCGCAAAGAAAGCTGTGAAGAAGGCGGTGGTGAAGAAGGTGGTCAAAGCCGCCAAACCAGCAGCCAAGAAGACACCCGTCAAGAAACCGGTGATCAAGAAGGCATCTCCCAAGAAGGCCGCGACCCCCAAGAAGGCCGCGACCCCCAAGAAGGCCGCGACCCCCAAGAAGGCCGCGACCCCCAAGAAGGCTGCACCGAAGAAAGTTGCTGTGAAGGCtgtaaaaaagacaacaaagaagaagCCTGCAGCCAAGAAGTAG